Proteins encoded by one window of Lathyrus oleraceus cultivar Zhongwan6 chromosome 1, CAAS_Psat_ZW6_1.0, whole genome shotgun sequence:
- the LOC127127390 gene encoding protein ROH1, with product MRSATEYQGSSILNQRVNLVHSMENSSLENELNLFQKHVTDRFNELSSSVSNDDLLSLSWVRNLLDTFLCCQEEFRMILHNHRPKVCKPPLDRLVNEFYERSVKALDVCNAIRDGVEMVRQWEKLLEIVLCALDHKRIISEGQFRRAKKALVDLAIGMLDDSNKDSNNVFSFASRNRSFGRNNVNRDNHHHRRDSSTLGHFRSLSWSVSRNWSATRQLQAIGNNLCFPKNNDLVATNGLALAIYTMSSILLFTMWALVAAIPCQDRGLHLNFSIPRQLSWAAPVTLLHERISDESKKRERKNTCGLLKEIQKIEKCARVMNDMADSLEFPLSEDKEDEVRVKVEDVVNVCEGLKDGLDTLERQVREVFHKLVRGRMEGIDFLG from the coding sequence ATGCGTTCTGCAACAGAATATCAAGGTTCTTCTATTTTGAATCAACGTGTTAATCTAGTTCACTCAATGGAAAATTCAAGCTTAGAAAATGAGCTTAATTTGTTTCAAAAACATGTCACTGATAGGTTCAATGAACTATCTTCTTCTGTTTCTAATGATGATTTGTTATCTCTTTCTTGGGTTAGGAATCTTCTAGATACATTCCTTTGTTGCCAAGAGGAATTCAGAATGATTCTTCATAACCATAGACCGAAAGTGTGTAAACCACCTTTGGATCGTTTGGTGAATGAGTTTTATGAGAGGAGTGTGAAGGCATTGGATGTATGCAATGCTATTAGAGATGGTGTTGAAATGGTTAGACAATGGGAGAAGCTATTGGAGATTGTTCTATGTGCTTTGGATCATAAAAGAATCATTAGTGAAGGTCAATTTCGTCGCGCTAAGAAAGCTCTGGTTGATTTGGCTATTGGTATGCTTGATGATAGTAATAAAGATTCTAATAATGTTTTTTCATTTGCATCTAGAAATAGGTCATTTGGTAGAAACAATGTTAATAGAGATAATCATCATCATCGGCGAGATTCATCCACATTAGGTCATTTTAGATCACTTTCTTGGAGTGTATCAAGGAATTGGTCAGCTACTAGACAATTACAAGCAATAGGGAACAATCTTTGTTTTCCTAAGAATAATGATCTTGTTGCTACAAATGGTCTTGCATTGGCTATTTATACAATGAGTTCGATTTTGTTGTTTACAATGTGGGCACTTGTGGCTGCAATTCCTTGCCAAGATAGGGGATTACATCTCAACTTTTCGATTCCGCGGCAGCTATCTTGGGCTGCTCCGGTGACATTACTCCACGAGCGGATTTCGGACGAGTCGAAGAAGAGGGAGAGGAAGAATACTTGTGGTCTTTTGAAGGAGATTCAGAAGATTGAGAAGTGTGCTAGGGTGATGAATGATATGGCTGACTCTTTGGAGTTTCCTTTGAGTGAGGATAAAGAAGATGAAGTTAGGGTTAAAGTGGAAGATGTTGTGAATGTTTGTGAAGGTTTGAAAGATGGATTGGATACTTTGGAAAGACAAGTTAGGGAAGTGTTTCATAAACTTGTTCGTGGTAGAATGGAGGGGATTGATTTTCTCGGATGA